From one Mya arenaria isolate MELC-2E11 chromosome 4, ASM2691426v1 genomic stretch:
- the LOC128230922 gene encoding uncharacterized protein LOC128230922: MRKQTTKWCLIEGENSEKQQVWRSVFKRNMSEDQSSKIGLLGPPLNKEILEIWEKYSQPAAVRKIQEEFEVLRSSPESCLRVKMFRLSQKCQKLRKQKRDGELRSILQSGFHAPEKKITEDVTLADESQIRQVQDAARKVVQENHKLKREIEHV; the protein is encoded by the exons ATGCGTAAACAAACAACGAAATGGTGTTTAATTGAAGGCGAAAACAGTGAGAAACAACAG GTCTGGCGATCGGTGTTTAAAAGGAATATGTCAGAAGATCAAAGTAGTAAAATTGGATTATTAG GTCCACCATTGAACAAGGAAATTTTAGAAATCTGGGAGAAGTACAGTCAGCCTGCTGCAGTCAGAAAAATTCAAGAAGAGTTTGAAGTGTTGCGATCATCACCTGAATCATGTCTCAGAGTGAAGATGTTTCGTTTAAGTCAGAAATGCCAGAAGTTAAGAAAACAAAAGCGGGATGGTGAATTGCGTTCTATTTTGCAATCGGGTTTTCATGCACCTGAAAAAAAGATCACTGAAGATGTAACGCTTGCAGATGAAAGCCAAATAAGACAAGTGCAAGATGCTGCAAGGAAAGTTGTTCAGGAGAACCACAAGTTGAAGAGAGAAATAGAACATGTTTAA